One Bradyrhizobium manausense DNA segment encodes these proteins:
- a CDS encoding SGNH/GDSL hydrolase family protein, with translation MALDLSRIPVQATPFEQPLTHLADRLRGGGPVKVVAIGSSTTAGEGGIAPYPQRLLADLRNQFRAPFPNAAIDVINRGVSGEEAPLELRRFDNDVFRLDPDLVIWQVGTNSVWQPADQHPPSFEETTKAIRDGVDLLLGTKKIDVILMDLQYVPAVLTPAKAGATHAMVEAISDIAHKKGVNVFRRFELMKGWHDIARISFDRLVDPGDDSRLHASDWTTDQMTWQLTGAINTAVNQAPPSSGARG, from the coding sequence GCAACCGCTGACCCATCTTGCCGACCGCCTGAGAGGCGGAGGACCCGTCAAGGTGGTCGCGATCGGCTCGTCGACCACCGCCGGCGAAGGCGGCATCGCACCGTATCCGCAACGCCTGCTGGCGGATCTTCGCAACCAATTCCGCGCGCCATTCCCGAACGCTGCGATCGATGTAATCAACAGGGGCGTCAGCGGCGAGGAAGCTCCGCTGGAGCTCAGGCGGTTCGACAACGACGTCTTTAGACTGGATCCCGATCTCGTGATCTGGCAGGTCGGCACCAATTCAGTCTGGCAACCCGCCGATCAGCATCCGCCCTCGTTCGAAGAAACCACGAAGGCCATCCGAGATGGCGTGGACCTGCTGCTCGGTACCAAGAAGATCGATGTGATCCTGATGGACCTGCAATACGTGCCGGCCGTGCTGACACCAGCCAAGGCCGGCGCGACTCACGCCATGGTCGAGGCGATCAGCGACATCGCCCATAAAAAGGGCGTCAATGTCTTTCGCCGCTTCGAGCTGATGAAGGGTTGGCATGACATCGCCCGGATTTCATTCGACCGGCTGGTCGACCCGGGCGATGACTCCAGACTTCACGCAAGCGACTGGACCACGGACCAGATGACCTGGCAATTGACAGGGGCGATCAACACGGCGGTGAACCAAGCCCCGCCATCCTCGGGCGCGCGCGGCTAA